A window of Drosophila subobscura isolate 14011-0131.10 chromosome E, UCBerk_Dsub_1.0, whole genome shotgun sequence contains these coding sequences:
- the LOC117890051 gene encoding atypical protein kinase C isoform X6 — translation MIIWSGFCEAAQIYSTQTATFMSGGPSLFPNVPQAPGLSCDGEDRSIYRRGARRWRKLYRVNGHIFQAKRFNRRAFCAYCQDRIWGLGRQGFKCIQCKLLVHKKCHKLVQKHCTDQPEPLVKERAEESSDPMPVPLPPLPYEAMGGSADACETHDHAHIVAPPPPDDPLEPGTQRQYSLNDFELIRVIGRGSYAKVLMVELRRTRRIYAMKVIKKALVTDDEDIDWVQTEKHVFETASNHPFLVGLHSCFQTPSRLFFVIEFVRGGDLMYHMQRQRRLPEEHARFYAAEISLALNFLHEKGIIYRDLKLDNVLLDHEGHIKLTDYGMCKEGIRSGDTTSTFCGTPNYIAPEILRGEDYGFSVDWWALGVLLYEMLAGRSPFDLAGASENPDQNTEDYLFQVILEKTIRIPRSLSVRAASVLKGFLNKNPADRLGCHRESAFMDIVSHPFFKNMDWELLERKQVTPPFKPRLDSDRDLANFPPEFTGEAVQLTPDDDHVIDNIDQSEFEGFEYVNPLLMSLEDCV, via the exons ATGATCATCTGGAGCGGCTTCTGCGAGGCTGCCCAAATATATAGCACTCAGACGGCGACGTTTATGAGTGGTGGGCCATCGT TATTCCCCAATGTTCCTCAAGCGCCGGGATTGTCCTGCGATGGTGAAGATC GCAGCATCTATCGACGTGGTGCTCGACGGTGGCGTAAGTTGTATCGCGTCAACGGACACATTTTCCAGGCCAAGCGTTTCAATCGC CGTGCTTTCTGTGCCTATTGCCAGGACCGTATCTGGGGCCTGGGGCGACAGGGTTTCAAGTGCATACAATGCAAGCTGCTGGTGCACAAGAAGTGCCACAAGCTGGTGCAGAAGCACTGCACCGACCAGCCAGAGCCATTGGTCAAGGAGCGGGCAGAGGAGTCGAGCGACCCGATGCCGGTGCCATTGCCCCCGCTGCCATATGAGGCCATGGGCGGCAGCGCGGATGCCTGCGAGACGCACGATCATGCGCACATCGTGGCCCCGCCACCGCCCGACGATCCCCTGGAGCCGGGCACCCAGCGCCAGTACTCGCTGAACGACTTTGAGCTGATACGCGTTATCGGTCGTGGAAGCTATGCCAAGGTGCTAATGGTGGAGCTACGGCGCACGCGTCGCATCTACGCCATGAAGGTGATCAAGAAGGCTCTGGTCACCGACGACGAGGACATCGACTGGGTGCAGACGGAGAAGCATGTATTTGAGACGGCGTCAAACCATCCGTTCCTGGTGGGACTGCACTCGTGCTTCCAGACGCCGTCGCGTCTCTTCTTCGTCATTGAGTTCGTCCGCGGCGGCGATCTGATGTACCACATGCAGCGCCAGAGGCGGCTGCCCGAGGAGCACGCCCGCTTCTATGCGGCGGAGATAAGTCTGGCGCTGAACTTCCTCCACGAAAAGGGAATCATCTATCGCGATCTGAAGCTGGACAACGTGCTGCTCGACCACGAGGGCCACATCAAGCTTACCGACTACGGCATGTGCAAGGAGGGCATTCGCTCGGGCGACACAACCTCCACGTTCTGCGGCACACCCAACTACATTGCCCCAGAGATCCTACGAGGCGAGGACTACGGCTTCTCCGTCGACTGGTGGGCATTGGGCGTCTTGCTCTATGAGATGCTGGCCGGACGCAGTCCATTCGACTTGGCCGGTGCCTCTGAAAATCCCGATCAG AACACGGAGGATTATCTGTTCCAAGTGATTCTGGAAAAGACCATTCGTATACCGCGCTCCTTGAGCGTTCGGGCCGCCTCTGTGCTGAAAGGTTTCCTCAACAAGAATCCCGCTGATCGTTTGGGCTGCCATCGGGAGTCCGCCTTCATGGATATCGTCAGCCATCCGTTCTTCAAGAACATGGATTGGGAATTG CTTGAGCGCAAACAGGTCACGCCACCATTCAAGCCACGCTTAGACTCAGACCGCGACTTGGCCAACTTCCCGCCCGAGTTCACTGGCGAGGCCGTGCAGCTTACCCCGGATGATGA TCATGTCATTGACAATATTGATCAGTCGGAGTTCGAGGGCTTTGAGTATGTGAATCCCTTGCTGATGTCCCTGGAGGATTGCGTCTGA
- the LOC117890051 gene encoding atypical protein kinase C isoform X7 has product MIIWSGFCEAAQIYSTQTATFMSVFPNVPQAPGLSCDGEDRSIYRRGARRWRKLYRVNGHIFQAKRFNRRAFCAYCQDRIWGLGRQGFKCIQCKLLVHKKCHKLVQKHCTDQPEPLVKERAEESSDPMPVPLPPLPYEAMGGSADACETHDHAHIVAPPPPDDPLEPGTQRQYSLNDFELIRVIGRGSYAKVLMVELRRTRRIYAMKVIKKALVTDDEDIDWVQTEKHVFETASNHPFLVGLHSCFQTPSRLFFVIEFVRGGDLMYHMQRQRRLPEEHARFYAAEISLALNFLHEKGIIYRDLKLDNVLLDHEGHIKLTDYGMCKEGIRSGDTTSTFCGTPNYIAPEILRGEDYGFSVDWWALGVLLYEMLAGRSPFDLAGASENPDQNTEDYLFQVILEKTIRIPRSLSVRAASVLKGFLNKNPADRLGCHRESAFMDIVSHPFFKNMDWELIAQKEVQPPYIPNLDPGDPYVTTNFDAQFTREPPELTPDDPHVIDNIDQSEFEGFEYVNPLLMSLEDCV; this is encoded by the exons ATGATCATCTGGAGCGGCTTCTGCGAGGCTGCCCAAATATATAGCACTCAGACGGCGACGTTTATGAGTG TATTCCCCAATGTTCCTCAAGCGCCGGGATTGTCCTGCGATGGTGAAGATC GCAGCATCTATCGACGTGGTGCTCGACGGTGGCGTAAGTTGTATCGCGTCAACGGACACATTTTCCAGGCCAAGCGTTTCAATCGC CGTGCTTTCTGTGCCTATTGCCAGGACCGTATCTGGGGCCTGGGGCGACAGGGTTTCAAGTGCATACAATGCAAGCTGCTGGTGCACAAGAAGTGCCACAAGCTGGTGCAGAAGCACTGCACCGACCAGCCAGAGCCATTGGTCAAGGAGCGGGCAGAGGAGTCGAGCGACCCGATGCCGGTGCCATTGCCCCCGCTGCCATATGAGGCCATGGGCGGCAGCGCGGATGCCTGCGAGACGCACGATCATGCGCACATCGTGGCCCCGCCACCGCCCGACGATCCCCTGGAGCCGGGCACCCAGCGCCAGTACTCGCTGAACGACTTTGAGCTGATACGCGTTATCGGTCGTGGAAGCTATGCCAAGGTGCTAATGGTGGAGCTACGGCGCACGCGTCGCATCTACGCCATGAAGGTGATCAAGAAGGCTCTGGTCACCGACGACGAGGACATCGACTGGGTGCAGACGGAGAAGCATGTATTTGAGACGGCGTCAAACCATCCGTTCCTGGTGGGACTGCACTCGTGCTTCCAGACGCCGTCGCGTCTCTTCTTCGTCATTGAGTTCGTCCGCGGCGGCGATCTGATGTACCACATGCAGCGCCAGAGGCGGCTGCCCGAGGAGCACGCCCGCTTCTATGCGGCGGAGATAAGTCTGGCGCTGAACTTCCTCCACGAAAAGGGAATCATCTATCGCGATCTGAAGCTGGACAACGTGCTGCTCGACCACGAGGGCCACATCAAGCTTACCGACTACGGCATGTGCAAGGAGGGCATTCGCTCGGGCGACACAACCTCCACGTTCTGCGGCACACCCAACTACATTGCCCCAGAGATCCTACGAGGCGAGGACTACGGCTTCTCCGTCGACTGGTGGGCATTGGGCGTCTTGCTCTATGAGATGCTGGCCGGACGCAGTCCATTCGACTTGGCCGGTGCCTCTGAAAATCCCGATCAG AACACGGAGGATTATCTGTTCCAAGTGATTCTGGAAAAGACCATTCGTATACCGCGCTCCTTGAGCGTTCGGGCCGCCTCTGTGCTGAAAGGTTTCCTCAACAAGAATCCCGCTGATCGTTTGGGCTGCCATCGGGAGTCCGCCTTCATGGATATCGTCAGCCATCCGTTCTTCAAGAACATGGATTGGGAATTG ATTGCACAGAAGGAGGTGCAACCGCCTTATATACCAAACCTGGATCCTGGCGATCCCTATGTGACAACCAATTTTGATGCTCAATTTACTCGCGAACCGCCCGAACTAACGCCCGACGATCC TCATGTCATTGACAATATTGATCAGTCGGAGTTCGAGGGCTTTGAGTATGTGAATCCCTTGCTGATGTCCCTGGAGGATTGCGTCTGA
- the LOC117890051 gene encoding atypical protein kinase C isoform X5, with protein sequence MIIWSGFCEAAQIYSTQTATFMSGGPSLFPNVPQAPGLSCDGEDRSIYRRGARRWRKLYRVNGHIFQAKRFNRRAFCAYCQDRIWGLGRQGFKCIQCKLLVHKKCHKLVQKHCTDQPEPLVKERAEESSDPMPVPLPPLPYEAMGGSADACETHDHAHIVAPPPPDDPLEPGTQRQYSLNDFELIRVIGRGSYAKVLMVELRRTRRIYAMKVIKKALVTDDEDIDWVQTEKHVFETASNHPFLVGLHSCFQTPSRLFFVIEFVRGGDLMYHMQRQRRLPEEHARFYAAEISLALNFLHEKGIIYRDLKLDNVLLDHEGHIKLTDYGMCKEGIRSGDTTSTFCGTPNYIAPEILRGEDYGFSVDWWALGVLLYEMLAGRSPFDLAGASENPDQNTEDYLFQVILEKTIRIPRSLSVRAASVLKGFLNKNPADRLGCHRESAFMDIVSHPFFKNMDWELIAQKEVQPPYIPNLDPGDPYVTTNFDAQFTREPPELTPDDPHVIDNIDQSEFEGFEYVNPLLMSLEDCV encoded by the exons ATGATCATCTGGAGCGGCTTCTGCGAGGCTGCCCAAATATATAGCACTCAGACGGCGACGTTTATGAGTGGTGGGCCATCGT TATTCCCCAATGTTCCTCAAGCGCCGGGATTGTCCTGCGATGGTGAAGATC GCAGCATCTATCGACGTGGTGCTCGACGGTGGCGTAAGTTGTATCGCGTCAACGGACACATTTTCCAGGCCAAGCGTTTCAATCGC CGTGCTTTCTGTGCCTATTGCCAGGACCGTATCTGGGGCCTGGGGCGACAGGGTTTCAAGTGCATACAATGCAAGCTGCTGGTGCACAAGAAGTGCCACAAGCTGGTGCAGAAGCACTGCACCGACCAGCCAGAGCCATTGGTCAAGGAGCGGGCAGAGGAGTCGAGCGACCCGATGCCGGTGCCATTGCCCCCGCTGCCATATGAGGCCATGGGCGGCAGCGCGGATGCCTGCGAGACGCACGATCATGCGCACATCGTGGCCCCGCCACCGCCCGACGATCCCCTGGAGCCGGGCACCCAGCGCCAGTACTCGCTGAACGACTTTGAGCTGATACGCGTTATCGGTCGTGGAAGCTATGCCAAGGTGCTAATGGTGGAGCTACGGCGCACGCGTCGCATCTACGCCATGAAGGTGATCAAGAAGGCTCTGGTCACCGACGACGAGGACATCGACTGGGTGCAGACGGAGAAGCATGTATTTGAGACGGCGTCAAACCATCCGTTCCTGGTGGGACTGCACTCGTGCTTCCAGACGCCGTCGCGTCTCTTCTTCGTCATTGAGTTCGTCCGCGGCGGCGATCTGATGTACCACATGCAGCGCCAGAGGCGGCTGCCCGAGGAGCACGCCCGCTTCTATGCGGCGGAGATAAGTCTGGCGCTGAACTTCCTCCACGAAAAGGGAATCATCTATCGCGATCTGAAGCTGGACAACGTGCTGCTCGACCACGAGGGCCACATCAAGCTTACCGACTACGGCATGTGCAAGGAGGGCATTCGCTCGGGCGACACAACCTCCACGTTCTGCGGCACACCCAACTACATTGCCCCAGAGATCCTACGAGGCGAGGACTACGGCTTCTCCGTCGACTGGTGGGCATTGGGCGTCTTGCTCTATGAGATGCTGGCCGGACGCAGTCCATTCGACTTGGCCGGTGCCTCTGAAAATCCCGATCAG AACACGGAGGATTATCTGTTCCAAGTGATTCTGGAAAAGACCATTCGTATACCGCGCTCCTTGAGCGTTCGGGCCGCCTCTGTGCTGAAAGGTTTCCTCAACAAGAATCCCGCTGATCGTTTGGGCTGCCATCGGGAGTCCGCCTTCATGGATATCGTCAGCCATCCGTTCTTCAAGAACATGGATTGGGAATTG ATTGCACAGAAGGAGGTGCAACCGCCTTATATACCAAACCTGGATCCTGGCGATCCCTATGTGACAACCAATTTTGATGCTCAATTTACTCGCGAACCGCCCGAACTAACGCCCGACGATCC TCATGTCATTGACAATATTGATCAGTCGGAGTTCGAGGGCTTTGAGTATGTGAATCCCTTGCTGATGTCCCTGGAGGATTGCGTCTGA
- the LOC117890051 gene encoding atypical protein kinase C isoform X8 — MWLGRNPFIIFPNVPQAPGLSCDGEDRSIYRRGARRWRKLYRVNGHIFQAKRFNRRAFCAYCQDRIWGLGRQGFKCIQCKLLVHKKCHKLVQKHCTDQPEPLVKERAEESSDPMPVPLPPLPYEAMGGSADACETHDHAHIVAPPPPDDPLEPGTQRQYSLNDFELIRVIGRGSYAKVLMVELRRTRRIYAMKVIKKALVTDDEDIDWVQTEKHVFETASNHPFLVGLHSCFQTPSRLFFVIEFVRGGDLMYHMQRQRRLPEEHARFYAAEISLALNFLHEKGIIYRDLKLDNVLLDHEGHIKLTDYGMCKEGIRSGDTTSTFCGTPNYIAPEILRGEDYGFSVDWWALGVLLYEMLAGRSPFDLAGASENPDQNTEDYLFQVILEKTIRIPRSLSVRAASVLKGFLNKNPADRLGCHRESAFMDIVSHPFFKNMDWELIAQKEVQPPYIPNLDPGDPYVTTNFDAQFTREPPELTPDDPHVIDNIDQSEFEGFEYVNPLLMSLEDCV; from the exons ATGTGGCTGGGACGGAATCCGTTTATAA TATTCCCCAATGTTCCTCAAGCGCCGGGATTGTCCTGCGATGGTGAAGATC GCAGCATCTATCGACGTGGTGCTCGACGGTGGCGTAAGTTGTATCGCGTCAACGGACACATTTTCCAGGCCAAGCGTTTCAATCGC CGTGCTTTCTGTGCCTATTGCCAGGACCGTATCTGGGGCCTGGGGCGACAGGGTTTCAAGTGCATACAATGCAAGCTGCTGGTGCACAAGAAGTGCCACAAGCTGGTGCAGAAGCACTGCACCGACCAGCCAGAGCCATTGGTCAAGGAGCGGGCAGAGGAGTCGAGCGACCCGATGCCGGTGCCATTGCCCCCGCTGCCATATGAGGCCATGGGCGGCAGCGCGGATGCCTGCGAGACGCACGATCATGCGCACATCGTGGCCCCGCCACCGCCCGACGATCCCCTGGAGCCGGGCACCCAGCGCCAGTACTCGCTGAACGACTTTGAGCTGATACGCGTTATCGGTCGTGGAAGCTATGCCAAGGTGCTAATGGTGGAGCTACGGCGCACGCGTCGCATCTACGCCATGAAGGTGATCAAGAAGGCTCTGGTCACCGACGACGAGGACATCGACTGGGTGCAGACGGAGAAGCATGTATTTGAGACGGCGTCAAACCATCCGTTCCTGGTGGGACTGCACTCGTGCTTCCAGACGCCGTCGCGTCTCTTCTTCGTCATTGAGTTCGTCCGCGGCGGCGATCTGATGTACCACATGCAGCGCCAGAGGCGGCTGCCCGAGGAGCACGCCCGCTTCTATGCGGCGGAGATAAGTCTGGCGCTGAACTTCCTCCACGAAAAGGGAATCATCTATCGCGATCTGAAGCTGGACAACGTGCTGCTCGACCACGAGGGCCACATCAAGCTTACCGACTACGGCATGTGCAAGGAGGGCATTCGCTCGGGCGACACAACCTCCACGTTCTGCGGCACACCCAACTACATTGCCCCAGAGATCCTACGAGGCGAGGACTACGGCTTCTCCGTCGACTGGTGGGCATTGGGCGTCTTGCTCTATGAGATGCTGGCCGGACGCAGTCCATTCGACTTGGCCGGTGCCTCTGAAAATCCCGATCAG AACACGGAGGATTATCTGTTCCAAGTGATTCTGGAAAAGACCATTCGTATACCGCGCTCCTTGAGCGTTCGGGCCGCCTCTGTGCTGAAAGGTTTCCTCAACAAGAATCCCGCTGATCGTTTGGGCTGCCATCGGGAGTCCGCCTTCATGGATATCGTCAGCCATCCGTTCTTCAAGAACATGGATTGGGAATTG ATTGCACAGAAGGAGGTGCAACCGCCTTATATACCAAACCTGGATCCTGGCGATCCCTATGTGACAACCAATTTTGATGCTCAATTTACTCGCGAACCGCCCGAACTAACGCCCGACGATCC TCATGTCATTGACAATATTGATCAGTCGGAGTTCGAGGGCTTTGAGTATGTGAATCCCTTGCTGATGTCCCTGGAGGATTGCGTCTGA
- the LOC117890051 gene encoding atypical protein kinase C isoform X9 produces the protein MWLGRNPFIIFPNVPQAPGLSCDGEDRSIYRRGARRWRKLYRVNGHIFQAKRFNRRAFCAYCQDRIWGLGRQGFKCIQCKLLVHKKCHKLVQKHCTDQPEPLVKERAEESSDPMPVPLPPLPYEAMGGSADACETHDHAHIVAPPPPDDPLEPGTQRQYSLNDFELIRVIGRGSYAKVLMVELRRTRRIYAMKVIKKALVTDDEDIDWVQTEKHVFETASNHPFLVGLHSCFQTPSRLFFVIEFVRGGDLMYHMQRQRRLPEEHARFYAAEISLALNFLHEKGIIYRDLKLDNVLLDHEGHIKLTDYGMCKEGIRSGDTTSTFCGTPNYIAPEILRGEDYGFSVDWWALGVLLYEMLAGRSPFDLAGASENPDQNTEDYLFQVILEKTIRIPRSLSVRAASVLKGFLNKNPADRLGCHRESAFMDIVSHPFFKNMDWELLERKQVTPPFKPRLDSDRDLANFPPEFTGEAVQLTPDDDHVIDNIDQSEFEGFEYVNPLLMSLEDCV, from the exons ATGTGGCTGGGACGGAATCCGTTTATAA TATTCCCCAATGTTCCTCAAGCGCCGGGATTGTCCTGCGATGGTGAAGATC GCAGCATCTATCGACGTGGTGCTCGACGGTGGCGTAAGTTGTATCGCGTCAACGGACACATTTTCCAGGCCAAGCGTTTCAATCGC CGTGCTTTCTGTGCCTATTGCCAGGACCGTATCTGGGGCCTGGGGCGACAGGGTTTCAAGTGCATACAATGCAAGCTGCTGGTGCACAAGAAGTGCCACAAGCTGGTGCAGAAGCACTGCACCGACCAGCCAGAGCCATTGGTCAAGGAGCGGGCAGAGGAGTCGAGCGACCCGATGCCGGTGCCATTGCCCCCGCTGCCATATGAGGCCATGGGCGGCAGCGCGGATGCCTGCGAGACGCACGATCATGCGCACATCGTGGCCCCGCCACCGCCCGACGATCCCCTGGAGCCGGGCACCCAGCGCCAGTACTCGCTGAACGACTTTGAGCTGATACGCGTTATCGGTCGTGGAAGCTATGCCAAGGTGCTAATGGTGGAGCTACGGCGCACGCGTCGCATCTACGCCATGAAGGTGATCAAGAAGGCTCTGGTCACCGACGACGAGGACATCGACTGGGTGCAGACGGAGAAGCATGTATTTGAGACGGCGTCAAACCATCCGTTCCTGGTGGGACTGCACTCGTGCTTCCAGACGCCGTCGCGTCTCTTCTTCGTCATTGAGTTCGTCCGCGGCGGCGATCTGATGTACCACATGCAGCGCCAGAGGCGGCTGCCCGAGGAGCACGCCCGCTTCTATGCGGCGGAGATAAGTCTGGCGCTGAACTTCCTCCACGAAAAGGGAATCATCTATCGCGATCTGAAGCTGGACAACGTGCTGCTCGACCACGAGGGCCACATCAAGCTTACCGACTACGGCATGTGCAAGGAGGGCATTCGCTCGGGCGACACAACCTCCACGTTCTGCGGCACACCCAACTACATTGCCCCAGAGATCCTACGAGGCGAGGACTACGGCTTCTCCGTCGACTGGTGGGCATTGGGCGTCTTGCTCTATGAGATGCTGGCCGGACGCAGTCCATTCGACTTGGCCGGTGCCTCTGAAAATCCCGATCAG AACACGGAGGATTATCTGTTCCAAGTGATTCTGGAAAAGACCATTCGTATACCGCGCTCCTTGAGCGTTCGGGCCGCCTCTGTGCTGAAAGGTTTCCTCAACAAGAATCCCGCTGATCGTTTGGGCTGCCATCGGGAGTCCGCCTTCATGGATATCGTCAGCCATCCGTTCTTCAAGAACATGGATTGGGAATTG CTTGAGCGCAAACAGGTCACGCCACCATTCAAGCCACGCTTAGACTCAGACCGCGACTTGGCCAACTTCCCGCCCGAGTTCACTGGCGAGGCCGTGCAGCTTACCCCGGATGATGA TCATGTCATTGACAATATTGATCAGTCGGAGTTCGAGGGCTTTGAGTATGTGAATCCCTTGCTGATGTCCCTGGAGGATTGCGTCTGA
- the LOC117890051 gene encoding atypical protein kinase C isoform X10 — translation MGKLAFLFPNVPQAPGLSCDGEDRSIYRRGARRWRKLYRVNGHIFQAKRFNRRAFCAYCQDRIWGLGRQGFKCIQCKLLVHKKCHKLVQKHCTDQPEPLVKERAEESSDPMPVPLPPLPYEAMGGSADACETHDHAHIVAPPPPDDPLEPGTQRQYSLNDFELIRVIGRGSYAKVLMVELRRTRRIYAMKVIKKALVTDDEDIDWVQTEKHVFETASNHPFLVGLHSCFQTPSRLFFVIEFVRGGDLMYHMQRQRRLPEEHARFYAAEISLALNFLHEKGIIYRDLKLDNVLLDHEGHIKLTDYGMCKEGIRSGDTTSTFCGTPNYIAPEILRGEDYGFSVDWWALGVLLYEMLAGRSPFDLAGASENPDQNTEDYLFQVILEKTIRIPRSLSVRAASVLKGFLNKNPADRLGCHRESAFMDIVSHPFFKNMDWELLERKQVTPPFKPRLDSDRDLANFPPEFTGEAVQLTPDDDHVIDNIDQSEFEGFEYVNPLLMSLEDCV, via the exons ATGGGCAAACTAGCTTTCC TATTCCCCAATGTTCCTCAAGCGCCGGGATTGTCCTGCGATGGTGAAGATC GCAGCATCTATCGACGTGGTGCTCGACGGTGGCGTAAGTTGTATCGCGTCAACGGACACATTTTCCAGGCCAAGCGTTTCAATCGC CGTGCTTTCTGTGCCTATTGCCAGGACCGTATCTGGGGCCTGGGGCGACAGGGTTTCAAGTGCATACAATGCAAGCTGCTGGTGCACAAGAAGTGCCACAAGCTGGTGCAGAAGCACTGCACCGACCAGCCAGAGCCATTGGTCAAGGAGCGGGCAGAGGAGTCGAGCGACCCGATGCCGGTGCCATTGCCCCCGCTGCCATATGAGGCCATGGGCGGCAGCGCGGATGCCTGCGAGACGCACGATCATGCGCACATCGTGGCCCCGCCACCGCCCGACGATCCCCTGGAGCCGGGCACCCAGCGCCAGTACTCGCTGAACGACTTTGAGCTGATACGCGTTATCGGTCGTGGAAGCTATGCCAAGGTGCTAATGGTGGAGCTACGGCGCACGCGTCGCATCTACGCCATGAAGGTGATCAAGAAGGCTCTGGTCACCGACGACGAGGACATCGACTGGGTGCAGACGGAGAAGCATGTATTTGAGACGGCGTCAAACCATCCGTTCCTGGTGGGACTGCACTCGTGCTTCCAGACGCCGTCGCGTCTCTTCTTCGTCATTGAGTTCGTCCGCGGCGGCGATCTGATGTACCACATGCAGCGCCAGAGGCGGCTGCCCGAGGAGCACGCCCGCTTCTATGCGGCGGAGATAAGTCTGGCGCTGAACTTCCTCCACGAAAAGGGAATCATCTATCGCGATCTGAAGCTGGACAACGTGCTGCTCGACCACGAGGGCCACATCAAGCTTACCGACTACGGCATGTGCAAGGAGGGCATTCGCTCGGGCGACACAACCTCCACGTTCTGCGGCACACCCAACTACATTGCCCCAGAGATCCTACGAGGCGAGGACTACGGCTTCTCCGTCGACTGGTGGGCATTGGGCGTCTTGCTCTATGAGATGCTGGCCGGACGCAGTCCATTCGACTTGGCCGGTGCCTCTGAAAATCCCGATCAG AACACGGAGGATTATCTGTTCCAAGTGATTCTGGAAAAGACCATTCGTATACCGCGCTCCTTGAGCGTTCGGGCCGCCTCTGTGCTGAAAGGTTTCCTCAACAAGAATCCCGCTGATCGTTTGGGCTGCCATCGGGAGTCCGCCTTCATGGATATCGTCAGCCATCCGTTCTTCAAGAACATGGATTGGGAATTG CTTGAGCGCAAACAGGTCACGCCACCATTCAAGCCACGCTTAGACTCAGACCGCGACTTGGCCAACTTCCCGCCCGAGTTCACTGGCGAGGCCGTGCAGCTTACCCCGGATGATGA TCATGTCATTGACAATATTGATCAGTCGGAGTTCGAGGGCTTTGAGTATGTGAATCCCTTGCTGATGTCCCTGGAGGATTGCGTCTGA